TCCTCAGGTCCGCCCAGGCAGGCTCAGGCAGGGAGCGCCGCCGTGTGGAGCCTGAGGGGGAGATGAGGCTCAGCCGAGGTGAGGGGGCCCCCGTCCTCTTGCCCTGTGCACCCCATGCCCCCAGCCCCCGCCAGGCTCACCTCTCCTGGATCTGTCGCAGCTGGTGCTCCTGGGCGGCCATCTCCTGCCTCTGCCGCTGCACATGGCCCGTGAGGACCCACACGATGTGGCTCTGCTTGTCGGCGCGGGCCTGTAGGGTCAGCACAGAAACCTCAGCTGGGGGCGCCTCACTTCCCATCCATCCCCCGACCCTGCCCAGCCCCCCCCCATTGTGTTGCGTGACCCTGCAAGTTGCTGCCACTCTCCGGCCTCAactttcctgtctgtaaaatggggatgaaataGGACTAGCTTCATGGGGTTCTCAGGAGCATGATAGAGATTCTTGAGGAGTACCCAGTGCTGGGGACTTATCGGTACTCAAGAAACGCTGCCAGTTACTCTAATCGTGCGCATTTATTGAGTAACTAAGCGCATGCACCCTGCCCCAGGCTGACTGTTTTGTCTGCGTTGAGTCCTTGGCTCTGCTCTGATGTCTCACGTCAGTTGTTGTCCTTATttgcaaatggggaaactgaggcatgcaaAGGGGTGTGGGTTTTGCGATGGCGCTGGAAGGCTGACCTGGGGGAGAGGTCTGTGGGCCTTAAGGTTCAGAAGCAAGTTCTGGCTGGGAACCGGGGTCTCGACTCCCCCAGGGCTGGGAGCCCCTTACCTTTAAGGCCTCCAGTTCTTGGCGGGCGTGTCCCAGCCGGGCGACCCTCAGCCGGGCATCTAGCCCCTGCATGCTCTCCCGCAGCTCCTGCTGTCCCTGGGCTGCCTCCCCCAGCGCCTGGGCTGCGGCCTCTGCTTGCAGCTGTAGAGCATTCTCCTCCGTCTGGTCGATAGTGGTGGGCGTTAGTAGATTGACCTACTTGTCTTTATTTGCCTGGGACTTGCCTGATTCTAACACTGAAAGCCCTCGATTCTAGGAATCCCCTCAGGCCTGGGAAAATTCAGACAGTGGGTCATCCTAGACATAACTCCACTGCAAGACTCCTACCCACCCCGCAATGCCCCAACTGCGATGCCCACCTGCAACTCTGACAGGCTTGCTCGTAGCTCCCGGGCTGCATCCTGGCCCTGGCTGACTTCCTGCCCCAGGAGCCCTAGTGCACGGCCATAGAGGCCCAGGCTGTGCCCGGCCTCCATCAGCTGTGCCTCCGTGGTCTTGAACACGCCGTTGAGGGCCTGGCCCAGCTGCAGGGCCCCGTGGAAGAGGAGGGTCAACTCCTCCTGTTGTGCTGGCTCCTGGCCGCCCCTGGGAGCCGCAGAGACAGGCCGAGCCACTGTTGCCAGGGCGCACAGCAGGCAGAGCATGAGCATGGGCATGGCTGAGGCTCCGGGGGCGCGGCCACAGTGCCACTGCCGCCACCTTTTATGTCCCTACAGCCCCCCCAATTCCTGGTCAATTGTTAACTGGACAACCAGGTGTCCGGTGTTGTGCAAGGGCCTGGTGGTGGCGCGACAGTTGCGTTAGGTGAATGTCCACTTGGGCCACGCTGGGATCACGCCGGCTGGGGCTCAGCCAGCTGTGGGCTGAGGGCACTGGGACAGCATAGCCCAGGCCCCTGGGACCCTGAggctctgagcctcggtttccccctgGTTTCCCCTGAGCTGTTCCAGCTGCCCGAATGGAACAGTTCCCTCCTACAAGCCTGTGACACTGGGGTCTTTGTTGGTCTGCTCGCGAGCTGGGGGAGCAGGTGTGGGTGGCAGACACTCCCCCAAGGCCACACGGCGTGACTCCAGGACCCACACATGCCCCAGGTCAGCGCTAACTACTCGTTTGCTTCCTGGATGACTGTGggctggtgcctcagtttccccgcctGTCAAAGGAGGTGACGTTAGTCCTGCCTCCCAGGCTGCTTGGGAGAAGTCACTGAGCTGTTTCACGTCGagtgcttagaacagagcctggcacacagtcggtGCCACATTTGTGTTTGGTGCAACTATTGTGGTCATTTACCATCGCTGGTGTTATGAAGGCCCGGTACAGAGGCTCGATGCCCTCATTGTACAgataaactgaggcccagagggagggtggggctggcaCAGAGTTgcccctgggagagggaggcagaactCTGGCTGCAGCCCGGCCCCTACCGCCGactcgggcctcagtttccccacctgagAGACAGGCCACATCACTCTAGTGGCCTCTCCTGGGGGAAGAGCGATCCGGCCCCTGAACCAGGTGAGGGTGCTCGGGCCTGACCGCTGGCCGCCTGGGTCACCTTCTTGGAACCCTGGCCCTGAGCACCCatctctcccctg
The Equus caballus isolate H_3958 breed thoroughbred chromosome 7, TB-T2T, whole genome shotgun sequence genome window above contains:
- the ANGPTL8 gene encoding angiopoietin-like protein 8 — encoded protein: MPMLMLCLLCALATVARPVSAAPRGGQEPAQQEELTLLFHGALQLGQALNGVFKTTEAQLMEAGHSLGLYGRALGLLGQEVSQGQDAARELRASLSELQTEENALQLQAEAAAQALGEAAQGQQELRESMQGLDARLRVARLGHARQELEALKARADKQSHIVWVLTGHVQRQRQEMAAQEHQLRQIQERLHTAALPA